The sequence GACAATTTCCTCGTGTACCGGGTGCCCGGCACCGCCGGGCAGCCTTACGATCTTCTGAGCCTGGGCGCCGACGGCGCCGAGGGCGGGACGGACGAGAACGAAGACCTCTGGAATCACGACAAGCGTCCCGCGAAGAAATAGCCGGGGCGGCGGGCCGGTTCCTCCGGGCTTGCGGGTCCTCATTCCGGAGGAGCGGCTCCGAACCCGGGTTCGGGCGCTCGGGCGGCGGATCCGGACCGACTATCGGGACCGCGAGCCGATCCTCGTCGGGGTCCTTCAGGGCTCCTTCGTTTTCATGGCGGATCTCGTGCGCGCCATCGACCTTCCGCTGCGGTGCGATTTCCTGCGCGTCTCGAGTTACGGGGCGGCGGCGGAATCTTCCGGCCGGGTGCGGCTGGTTTTCGACGCCGAAGGTTCCCTTCGCGGGAAGGACGTCCTTCTCGTCGAAGACATCGTGGACACGGGATTCACGGCACGCCGCGTGCTGGGAATGCTGCGGGCCGCCCGGCCGCGGAGCCTCCGCCTGTGCGCGCTGCTCGACAAGCCGGACCGGAGGAGGATGCCCGTGCGGATCGACTACCGGGGGTTCCGCATTCCGGACCGGTTCGTGGTGGGATACGGCCTGGACTTCGGGGGCCTCTACCGCAATCTTCCGTACCTGGCCGCGCTCGACGGCGCCGATTCGGGGGTAGAATTCAGGCGGTGATTCTGGACCTT comes from Planctomycetota bacterium and encodes:
- the hpt gene encoding hypoxanthine phosphoribosyltransferase, producing MRVLIPEERLRTRVRALGRRIRTDYRDREPILVGVLQGSFVFMADLVRAIDLPLRCDFLRVSSYGAAAESSGRVRLVFDAEGSLRGKDVLLVEDIVDTGFTARRVLGMLRAARPRSLRLCALLDKPDRRRMPVRIDYRGFRIPDRFVVGYGLDFGGLYRNLPYLAALDGADSGVEFRR